From the genome of Runella rosea, one region includes:
- a CDS encoding T9SS type A sorting domain-containing protein, with translation MNTHQEEFNVSEMANGMYFLKINTADKQATLKVVKVQ, from the coding sequence ATCAACACTCACCAAGAAGAGTTTAACGTCAGCGAAATGGCCAACGGGATGTATTTCCTCAAAATCAATACAGCTGATAAACAGGCAACGCTGAAAGTAGTGAAGGTGCAGTAA